One stretch of Pseudoxanthomonas sp. Root65 DNA includes these proteins:
- a CDS encoding acyl-CoA dehydrogenase C-terminal domain-containing protein: protein MPASYKAPLTDLRFALYDVLGVEALFQRLGYTEATRDILDAVLDEAARFTETVLAPLNSVGDEIGSQLDKATGEVTTPPGFKAAYAQFVEGGWTGLTSSPDFGGQGLPHTMGVPLNELVNASNLAWGNFPLLSHGAVEALKHHGEAWQQEVFLKPLVDGRWTGTMCLTEPHCGTDLGLLKTKAEPNADGSYAITGTKIFITAGEHDLTDNIVHLVLAKLPDAPPGAKGISLFVTPKFKVARDGTVGERNALACGSIEHKMGIKASVTCVMNFDGAQGYLVGQPHKGLQAMFTMMNTARLGVGLQGVGLSERAYQNALRYARERLQTRALSGPKYPDKPADPIIVHPDVRRMLLTMKSLIEGSRLLALHAGSLIDVATHAEDPAERERADTLVSFLTPISKACQTEWGIENTYHALQCFGGHGYIHEHGMEQLARDARITTLYEGTTGIQALDLMGRKTAATQAAGLKLFLADVHAFVQQHKDDASMTEFVDPLQQKAAEWAGLTKNILQRAAANPEEIGAASTDYLFYAGYVVLAYWWARSVAAADASSHGESFKRAKRETARFYFARILPRTLAHAAAIESGADTLMAMDEARFGEA from the coding sequence ATGCCCGCGTCCTACAAAGCTCCCCTGACCGATCTCCGCTTCGCGCTCTACGACGTGCTGGGCGTCGAAGCCTTGTTCCAGCGCCTCGGTTACACCGAGGCCACCCGCGACATCCTCGACGCCGTACTCGATGAGGCAGCGCGCTTCACCGAAACCGTGCTCGCGCCCCTCAACAGCGTGGGCGACGAGATCGGCAGCCAGCTCGACAAGGCGACCGGCGAGGTCACCACGCCGCCCGGCTTCAAGGCCGCGTATGCGCAGTTCGTGGAAGGCGGCTGGACCGGCCTGACCTCGTCGCCCGACTTCGGCGGCCAGGGCCTGCCGCACACCATGGGCGTGCCGCTCAACGAACTGGTCAACGCCAGCAACCTGGCCTGGGGCAACTTCCCGCTGCTGTCGCACGGCGCGGTGGAAGCGCTCAAGCACCATGGCGAGGCTTGGCAGCAGGAGGTCTTCCTCAAGCCGCTGGTCGACGGCCGCTGGACGGGCACCATGTGCCTGACCGAACCGCATTGCGGCACCGACCTCGGCCTGCTGAAGACCAAGGCCGAACCGAATGCCGACGGCAGCTACGCCATCACCGGCACCAAGATCTTCATCACCGCCGGCGAGCACGACCTGACCGACAACATCGTGCATCTGGTACTGGCCAAGCTGCCCGACGCGCCACCCGGCGCGAAGGGCATCTCGCTGTTCGTCACGCCGAAGTTCAAGGTCGCCCGCGACGGCACGGTCGGTGAGCGCAACGCGCTGGCCTGCGGCTCGATCGAGCACAAGATGGGCATCAAGGCCTCTGTCACCTGCGTGATGAACTTCGACGGCGCGCAGGGCTATCTGGTCGGGCAGCCGCACAAGGGCCTGCAGGCGATGTTCACCATGATGAATACCGCACGCCTCGGCGTGGGTCTGCAGGGTGTGGGCCTGAGCGAGCGCGCCTACCAGAACGCGTTGCGCTACGCGCGCGAGCGCCTGCAGACGCGCGCGCTCAGCGGCCCGAAGTACCCCGACAAGCCGGCCGACCCGATCATCGTGCATCCCGACGTGCGCCGCATGCTGCTGACGATGAAGTCGCTGATCGAAGGCAGCCGCCTGCTGGCGCTGCATGCGGGCAGCCTGATCGATGTGGCCACCCACGCCGAGGATCCTGCCGAACGCGAGCGCGCCGACACGCTGGTGAGCTTCCTCACACCCATCTCGAAGGCGTGCCAGACCGAATGGGGCATCGAGAACACGTACCACGCGCTGCAGTGCTTCGGCGGCCATGGCTACATCCACGAGCACGGCATGGAACAGCTCGCGCGCGATGCCCGTATCACCACGCTGTACGAAGGCACCACCGGCATCCAGGCGCTCGACCTGATGGGTCGCAAGACCGCCGCCACGCAGGCCGCCGGGCTCAAGCTGTTCCTGGCCGACGTGCACGCCTTCGTGCAGCAGCACAAGGACGATGCGTCGATGACCGAGTTCGTCGATCCGCTGCAGCAGAAGGCGGCCGAGTGGGCCGGACTGACCAAGAACATCCTGCAGCGCGCGGCGGCCAACCCCGAGGAAATCGGCGCGGCCAGCACGGACTACCTGTTCTACGCCGGCTATGTGGTGCTCGCCTACTGGTGGGCGCGCAGCGTGGCCGCCGCCGATGCCTCGTCGCATGGCGAGTCCTTCAAACGGGCCAAGCGCGAAACCGCGCGCTTCTACTTCGCTCGCATCCTGCCGCGCACGCTGGCCCATGCCGCCGCCATCGAATCCGGCGCGGACACGCTGATGGCGATGGACGAGGCGCGCTTCGGCGAGGCGTAA
- a CDS encoding TraB/GumN family protein, protein MRRSFLGMLWASLLILSVPADAQDVSTAPAVAEDGVIDMDAVVVAGVQPGPGLWKVRHGDHLLYILGTQSPLPKNIRWRSDEVDQVLGLADEVLASPGITVDADVGFFRGLTLLPSALKASKNPDGQKLVEVLPADLYQRWSVLKQRHLGRDGGIEKKRPLIAAYQLYVEALSDAGLREGGVIDPVINAALKQRKMKRTTTLLKLTLDDPRAALADFRKETLKPGDLACFGKTLDVIERDLPLVAARANAWAVGDWSALRSGARQDWQQTCASAWFDTETARKRGIADVENRMQARWLEIAEGALKKNRITFATLPVWQLVKSDGYLAALQARGYEVEAPE, encoded by the coding sequence ATGCGCCGTTCGTTCTTGGGGATGCTGTGGGCATCCCTGCTGATCCTTTCCGTGCCTGCGGATGCGCAGGACGTGTCCACGGCACCGGCGGTCGCCGAAGACGGTGTGATCGACATGGACGCCGTGGTGGTGGCCGGCGTGCAGCCCGGTCCCGGGCTGTGGAAAGTGCGTCATGGCGATCACCTGCTCTACATCCTGGGCACCCAGTCGCCGTTGCCGAAGAACATCCGCTGGCGATCGGACGAGGTCGATCAGGTGCTTGGGCTGGCCGACGAAGTGCTGGCCTCGCCCGGCATCACCGTGGACGCCGATGTGGGGTTCTTCCGCGGACTGACGCTGCTGCCCTCCGCGTTGAAGGCCTCGAAGAACCCGGATGGGCAGAAGCTGGTCGAGGTGCTGCCGGCCGACCTTTACCAGCGCTGGAGCGTGCTCAAGCAGCGTCACCTGGGACGCGATGGCGGCATCGAGAAGAAACGCCCGCTGATCGCGGCCTACCAACTCTATGTCGAGGCACTGTCGGACGCCGGCCTGCGCGAAGGTGGCGTGATCGATCCGGTGATCAACGCGGCCTTGAAGCAGCGCAAGATGAAGCGCACGACCACCCTGCTGAAGCTCACGCTGGACGATCCCCGCGCGGCGCTGGCGGATTTCCGCAAGGAAACCCTCAAGCCCGGCGACCTGGCCTGCTTCGGCAAGACACTGGACGTCATCGAGCGCGACCTGCCGCTGGTGGCGGCGCGCGCGAACGCCTGGGCCGTGGGCGACTGGTCGGCGCTGCGCTCGGGCGCCCGCCAGGACTGGCAGCAGACCTGCGCGTCGGCGTGGTTCGACACCGAGACCGCGCGCAAGCGGGGTATCGCCGATGTCGAAAACCGGATGCAGGCACGCTGGCTGGAGATCGCGGAGGGCGCGCTGAAGAAGAACCGGATCACCTTCGCCACGTTGCCCGTCTGGCAACTGGTCAAGTCCGATGGTTACCTCGCCGCGCTGCAAGCCAGGGGTTACGAGGTGGAAGCGCCGGAGTGA
- a CDS encoding LEA type 2 family protein, whose product MRRTSLLALLAATALLAGCGDGMVRRVSDPAVSVQQLTVKADGQWAVDLRLQNYSSIPMRFDTVEVDVQVGEQEAGKLRASPGLSVGPESADVVTVAFSPTSAGRIAVADALASRRTLPYTLKGSAGATPEEAKQRTFDIDTRNTLNPVPGLDGVLR is encoded by the coding sequence ATGCGACGTACTTCCCTGCTGGCACTTCTGGCGGCGACGGCCCTGCTGGCCGGTTGCGGCGATGGCATGGTCCGGCGGGTCTCCGATCCCGCGGTGAGCGTGCAGCAGCTGACCGTGAAGGCCGATGGCCAGTGGGCGGTAGACCTGCGCCTGCAGAACTACAGCAGCATCCCGATGCGCTTCGACACCGTGGAGGTCGACGTGCAGGTCGGCGAGCAGGAGGCCGGCAAGCTGCGCGCCTCGCCCGGCCTGTCGGTCGGCCCGGAGTCGGCGGACGTGGTCACGGTCGCCTTCTCGCCCACCAGCGCCGGCCGCATCGCGGTGGCGGACGCGCTCGCCAGTCGCCGTACCCTGCCGTACACGTTGAAGGGCAGCGCCGGGGCGACCCCGGAAGAAGCCAAGCAGCGCACCTTCGACATCGATACCCGCAACACCCTCAACCCCGTCCCCGGCCTGGACGGCGTGCTGCGCTGA
- a CDS encoding MerR family transcriptional regulator, giving the protein MLDPGSNRELPPIPAKRYFTIGEVSELCDVKPHVLRYWETEFPSLEPAKRRGNRRYYQRHDVLMVRQIRGLLYEQGYTIGGARLRLEGEGAKQESAMSAQIVRQVRMELEEILQLLRR; this is encoded by the coding sequence ATGCTGGATCCGGGCAGTAACCGCGAGCTTCCGCCGATTCCGGCCAAGCGCTACTTCACCATCGGTGAGGTGAGCGAGCTGTGCGACGTGAAGCCGCACGTGCTGCGGTACTGGGAAACCGAATTCCCCAGCCTGGAACCGGCCAAGCGCCGCGGCAACCGCCGCTACTACCAGCGGCATGACGTGCTGATGGTGCGGCAGATCCGTGGTCTGCTGTACGAACAGGGCTACACCATCGGTGGTGCCCGCCTGCGTCTGGAAGGCGAGGGCGCCAAGCAGGAATCGGCGATGAGCGCGCAGATCGTGCGTCAGGTGCGGATGGAGCTGGAGGAAATCCTCCAGTTGCTCCGCCGTTGA
- a CDS encoding HNH endonuclease, with protein sequence MEADRAQLHLVQTGSRLSPVPSPSSPRPHPAALRLLSLDAHGRVLDWINWQDATCLYARGAVAWTLGDPCLHVHGGVSRLTGEQSLIELHPIVASRGHARAHALSPTPTLTNTALFARDAHLCLYCGHEYSRPHLTRDHVLPLSKGGKDIWENVVTACFHCNSRKSNRTPQQAHMPLLAVPYRPSWIEHLILSNRNILADQMAFLKAQLPKKSKLSA encoded by the coding sequence ATGGAAGCAGACAGAGCTCAGCTTCACCTGGTCCAGACCGGTTCCCGCCTTTCACCGGTCCCGTCGCCGTCGTCTCCCCGTCCCCACCCCGCCGCCCTGCGACTGCTGTCGCTCGATGCGCATGGCCGCGTGCTCGACTGGATCAACTGGCAGGATGCAACCTGTCTGTACGCGCGTGGCGCGGTCGCCTGGACGCTCGGCGATCCCTGCCTGCACGTGCACGGCGGCGTCTCGCGGCTGACCGGCGAACAGAGCCTCATCGAACTGCATCCCATCGTGGCCTCGCGCGGCCACGCCCGGGCGCACGCGCTGTCGCCCACGCCAACGCTCACCAACACCGCACTGTTCGCCCGCGACGCGCACCTGTGCCTGTACTGCGGGCATGAGTACTCGCGCCCGCACCTGACCCGCGACCATGTGCTGCCGCTGTCCAAGGGCGGCAAGGACATCTGGGAGAACGTGGTGACGGCCTGCTTCCACTGCAATTCGCGCAAAAGCAACCGCACCCCGCAGCAGGCCCACATGCCGCTGCTCGCCGTCCCGTACCGGCCCAGCTGGATCGAGCACCTGATCCTGTCCAACCGCAACATCCTGGCCGACCAGATGGCGTTCCTGAAGGCCCAGCTCCCGAAGAAGTCCAAGCTGTCGGCCTGA
- a CDS encoding integration host factor subunit alpha, whose product MALTKAEMAERLFDEVGLNKREAKEFVDAYFDVLREALEQGRQVKLSGFGNFDLRRKNQRPGRNPKTGEEIPISARTVVTFRPGQKLKERVETYAGSGQ is encoded by the coding sequence ATGGCATTGACGAAGGCGGAGATGGCCGAACGTCTGTTCGACGAGGTCGGCCTGAACAAGCGCGAGGCGAAGGAATTCGTCGACGCCTACTTCGACGTGCTGCGCGAGGCCCTGGAGCAGGGCCGGCAGGTGAAGTTGTCCGGGTTCGGCAATTTCGACCTGCGGCGCAAGAACCAGCGCCCCGGCCGCAATCCGAAGACCGGTGAGGAAATCCCGATCTCGGCACGGACGGTGGTGACCTTCCGGCCGGGTCAGAAACTCAAGGAGCGGGTGGAAACGTATGCTGGATCCGGGCAGTAA
- the dxs gene encoding 1-deoxy-D-xylulose-5-phosphate synthase → MIAPDRYPRLSRIHLPADLRQFDEAELPAIAEELRGYLIESVGRSGGHFGAGLGVIELTVALHYLFDTPRDRLVWDVGHQTYPHKILTGRGDTIHTVKQKDGVAPFPKREESEYDTFGVGHSSTSISAALGMAIALQQQGDDRKVVAVIGDGAMTAGMAFEALNHAGGMEPEPNLLVILNDNQMSISENVGGLTKMLGRLSSSRTLNALREGGKKLLGDKKKPPARFMRRWEEHWKGMFVPSTLFEQMGFHYTGPIDGHDVEALVGALKTLKTLKGPQLLHILTTKGKGYELAEGDQIGYHAVGPFDPEKGLVSKGGAKKPTYTDIFSDWLCDMAAAEPKLLGITPAMREGSGLVRFSKEYPERYFDVAIAEQHAVTLAAGMACEGSKPVVAIYSTFLQRGYDQLVHDVAIQKLDVLFAIDRGGVVGPDGATHAGNLDLSYLRCVPHMVVMAPADENECRQMLSTGYHFNGPAAVRYPRGTGPSVALQSTLDTLPIGKADLRVRGNRVALLAFGSTVAAAEQVGRELGLTVVNMRFVKPLDRDLLLELAKTHQGFVTIEDNVVMGGAGSGVAELFNEEGLVMPVLHLGLPDEFQHHASREDLLAEAGIDAAGIRAGVLKRWPALAALQPKTAAG, encoded by the coding sequence ATGATCGCCCCCGACCGCTATCCCCGCCTGTCTCGCATCCATCTCCCGGCCGACCTGCGCCAGTTCGACGAAGCCGAACTGCCCGCCATCGCCGAGGAGCTGCGGGGCTACCTGATCGAGTCGGTGGGCAGGAGCGGCGGGCATTTCGGCGCCGGCCTGGGCGTGATCGAACTGACGGTTGCGCTGCACTACCTGTTCGATACCCCGCGCGACCGGCTGGTATGGGACGTGGGCCACCAGACCTACCCGCACAAGATCCTGACCGGCCGCGGCGACACCATCCACACGGTGAAGCAGAAGGACGGCGTGGCACCGTTCCCGAAGCGCGAGGAGAGCGAGTACGACACCTTCGGCGTCGGTCACTCGTCCACGTCGATCTCCGCCGCGCTCGGCATGGCGATTGCGCTGCAGCAACAGGGCGACGACCGCAAGGTGGTCGCGGTGATCGGCGATGGCGCGATGACCGCCGGCATGGCGTTCGAGGCGCTGAACCATGCCGGCGGCATGGAGCCCGAGCCGAACCTGCTGGTGATTCTCAACGACAACCAGATGTCGATCTCCGAGAACGTCGGCGGCCTGACCAAGATGCTCGGCCGGCTGAGCAGCAGCCGCACGCTCAACGCGCTGCGCGAAGGCGGCAAGAAACTGCTGGGCGACAAGAAGAAGCCGCCGGCGCGCTTCATGCGTCGCTGGGAAGAGCACTGGAAAGGCATGTTCGTGCCGTCCACGCTGTTCGAGCAGATGGGCTTCCACTACACCGGCCCTATCGACGGGCACGATGTGGAAGCGCTGGTCGGCGCCCTGAAGACGCTCAAGACGTTGAAAGGTCCGCAGCTGCTCCACATCCTGACCACCAAGGGCAAGGGCTACGAGCTGGCCGAGGGCGACCAGATCGGTTACCACGCGGTCGGCCCGTTCGATCCGGAGAAGGGCCTGGTCAGCAAGGGCGGCGCCAAGAAGCCCACCTACACCGACATCTTCAGCGACTGGCTGTGCGACATGGCCGCCGCCGAGCCGAAGCTGCTGGGCATCACCCCGGCGATGCGCGAAGGCTCAGGCCTGGTGCGCTTCAGCAAGGAATATCCGGAACGCTACTTCGACGTCGCCATCGCCGAGCAGCACGCGGTAACGCTGGCGGCGGGCATGGCCTGCGAAGGCAGCAAGCCCGTGGTGGCGATCTACTCGACCTTCCTGCAGCGCGGTTACGACCAGCTGGTGCACGACGTGGCGATCCAGAAGCTCGATGTGCTGTTCGCCATCGACCGCGGTGGCGTGGTCGGCCCCGATGGCGCCACCCACGCCGGCAACCTCGACCTGAGCTACCTGCGCTGCGTGCCGCACATGGTGGTGATGGCGCCGGCCGACGAAAACGAATGCCGGCAGATGCTGAGCACCGGTTACCACTTCAACGGCCCGGCCGCCGTGCGTTATCCGCGCGGCACCGGCCCCAGCGTGGCGTTGCAGTCGACGCTGGACACGCTGCCGATCGGCAAGGCGGACCTGCGCGTGCGCGGCAACCGCGTGGCGCTGCTCGCGTTCGGCTCCACCGTCGCGGCCGCCGAACAGGTGGGCCGCGAGCTGGGCCTGACCGTGGTGAACATGCGCTTCGTGAAGCCGTTGGACCGCGACCTGCTGCTCGAACTGGCGAAGACGCACCAGGGCTTCGTCACCATCGAGGACAACGTGGTGATGGGCGGCGCCGGCTCGGGCGTGGCCGAACTGTTCAACGAGGAAGGTCTGGTCATGCCGGTGCTGCACCTGGGCCTGCCGGACGAGTTTCAGCACCACGCCAGCCGCGAAGACCTGCTGGCGGAAGCCGGTATCGATGCGGCCGGCATTCGTGCCGGCGTGCTGAAACGCTGGCCTGCGTTGGCGGCGCTGCAGCCAAAGACCGCCGCAGGCTGA
- a CDS encoding glycoside hydrolase family 3 protein gives MNPIRVTLLGASLLACLSCSAQKEPEQASAAAATRDAAELKDWPALKSSFARDPAVEARAAEILASMTLEQKIGQMVQPEIKSITPAEVRTYYIGSVLNGGGSWPAMNKRAKVEDWVKLADAYYDASMSTDAKIPVPVIWGTDAVHGHSNVYGATIFPHNIGLGAAHDVELIERIAEATGQSTRATGVSWTFAPTVAVAQDARWGRTYESYSSQPALIREYAAAYVKGMQGLLDKDGNVVATAKHFIGDGATDGGKDQGNATVTQSTMINVHGQGYYGAIEAGVQTVMASFNSWNDVAAGKDYGKMHGTRDLLTVALKEKMGFDGFVVSDWNGIGQVTGCSDDRCAQAINAGIDMVMVPDKWKSFITNTIAQVKSGEIPQARIDDAVMRILRVKLRAGLWEHKPSASQHAGKPEALVHRDLARRAVRESLVLLKNDGGALPLKKGQRVLLVGKSADSISNQTGGWSLTWQGTDNTNADFPNADSIAAGLREQLGEANVQLRDSAEGVDPTTYDVIVAAIGETPYAETNGDIVPSDTVAHSRRHPEDLATLKAAAATGKPVVTVFLSGRPLYANDLINLSSSFVAAWLPGTEGKGVTDVLVAGADGKPAHDFRGKLTFPWPAVACPKADSTPQFALDVGLRYGDSSNVGKLPEDSTASCGDATAMGVFNQSDIAPFTLQMAAGSQEQAVGADMNAMHRWPQAKPALQVTTVQVNTQQDAKEVTWLAPARFFARNPSKNNFTSMATARGAVQFDVIVRQAPTQPVQFTVGCGANCGASLDLTATFSGDAVGRKQTVKVPLACFGKRGADLSGVDTPFSITADAPFAAAFTNIQVVAGAADAADAVKCAQ, from the coding sequence GTGAATCCGATCCGAGTGACCCTGCTGGGGGCCAGCCTGCTGGCCTGCCTGTCGTGTAGCGCCCAGAAGGAACCCGAACAGGCGTCCGCCGCTGCGGCCACGCGCGATGCCGCGGAACTGAAGGACTGGCCGGCGCTGAAGAGCAGCTTCGCGCGGGATCCTGCCGTCGAAGCGCGCGCCGCCGAGATCCTCGCCAGCATGACGCTGGAACAGAAAATCGGTCAGATGGTGCAGCCGGAGATCAAGTCGATCACGCCGGCCGAGGTGCGCACGTACTACATCGGTTCGGTGCTCAACGGTGGCGGTTCGTGGCCGGCGATGAACAAGCGCGCCAAGGTCGAAGACTGGGTGAAGCTGGCCGATGCCTACTACGACGCGTCGATGTCCACCGATGCGAAGATCCCGGTGCCGGTGATCTGGGGCACGGACGCCGTGCACGGGCACAGCAATGTGTACGGCGCGACGATCTTCCCGCACAACATCGGTCTGGGCGCCGCGCACGACGTCGAGCTGATCGAGCGCATCGCCGAAGCCACCGGGCAGTCCACCCGTGCCACCGGTGTGTCGTGGACGTTCGCGCCCACGGTCGCGGTGGCGCAGGATGCGCGCTGGGGCCGCACGTACGAAAGCTATTCCTCGCAGCCGGCGCTGATCCGCGAATACGCCGCCGCCTACGTCAAGGGCATGCAGGGCCTGCTGGACAAGGACGGCAACGTCGTCGCCACCGCCAAGCATTTCATCGGCGACGGCGCCACCGACGGCGGCAAGGACCAGGGCAATGCCACGGTCACCCAGTCCACGATGATCAACGTCCACGGCCAGGGCTACTACGGCGCGATCGAAGCCGGCGTGCAGACCGTCATGGCGTCCTTCAACAGCTGGAACGACGTGGCCGCCGGCAAGGACTACGGCAAGATGCACGGCACACGCGATCTGCTCACGGTCGCGCTGAAGGAGAAGATGGGCTTCGACGGCTTCGTCGTTTCCGACTGGAACGGCATCGGCCAGGTCACCGGCTGCAGCGACGACCGCTGTGCGCAGGCGATCAACGCCGGCATCGACATGGTGATGGTGCCGGACAAGTGGAAGTCCTTCATCACCAACACGATCGCCCAGGTGAAGTCCGGCGAGATTCCGCAGGCCCGCATCGACGACGCAGTCATGCGCATCCTGCGCGTCAAGCTGCGCGCCGGCCTGTGGGAACACAAGCCGTCGGCCAGCCAGCATGCCGGCAAGCCGGAGGCGTTGGTGCATCGCGACCTGGCGCGGCGCGCCGTGCGCGAATCGCTGGTGCTGCTGAAGAACGACGGTGGCGCACTGCCGTTGAAGAAAGGGCAGCGCGTGCTGCTGGTCGGCAAGAGCGCCGACAGCATTTCCAACCAGACCGGCGGCTGGTCGCTGACCTGGCAGGGTACCGACAACACCAACGCCGACTTCCCCAACGCCGACAGCATCGCCGCCGGCCTGCGCGAGCAGCTGGGTGAGGCGAACGTGCAGTTGCGCGACAGTGCCGAAGGCGTGGATCCGACCACGTATGACGTCATCGTGGCCGCGATCGGCGAAACGCCATATGCGGAAACCAATGGCGACATCGTGCCGTCCGACACCGTGGCGCACAGCCGTCGCCATCCGGAAGATCTGGCCACGCTGAAGGCGGCGGCCGCGACCGGCAAGCCGGTCGTCACCGTGTTCCTGTCCGGCCGCCCGCTCTACGCCAACGACCTGATCAACCTGTCCAGCAGCTTCGTTGCTGCCTGGTTGCCAGGCACGGAAGGCAAGGGCGTCACCGACGTGCTGGTGGCCGGTGCCGATGGCAAGCCGGCGCACGATTTCCGCGGCAAGCTGACGTTCCCGTGGCCGGCCGTGGCCTGTCCGAAGGCCGACAGCACGCCACAGTTCGCGCTGGACGTTGGCCTGCGTTACGGCGACAGCAGCAACGTCGGCAAGCTGCCGGAAGACAGCACGGCCAGCTGCGGTGATGCCACTGCGATGGGCGTGTTCAACCAGTCGGACATCGCGCCCTTCACCCTGCAGATGGCCGCTGGCAGTCAGGAGCAGGCGGTGGGCGCCGACATGAACGCCATGCACCGCTGGCCCCAGGCCAAGCCCGCGCTGCAGGTCACCACGGTGCAGGTCAACACGCAGCAGGACGCCAAGGAAGTGACCTGGCTGGCGCCGGCGCGCTTCTTCGCCCGCAACCCGTCGAAGAACAACTTCACCTCGATGGCGACCGCGCGCGGTGCCGTGCAGTTCGACGTGATCGTCAGGCAGGCGCCTACCCAGCCGGTGCAGTTCACCGTCGGCTGCGGGGCGAACTGCGGCGCCAGCCTGGACCTGACCGCGACGTTCTCCGGCGACGCTGTCGGCAGGAAGCAGACGGTCAAGGTGCCGCTGGCCTGCTTCGGCAAGCGGGGCGCCGACCTGAGTGGCGTGGATACGCCTTTCAGCATCACCGCCGACGCCCCGTTCGCCGCCGCCTTCACCAACATCCAGGTGGTGGCCGGCGCGGCCGACGCCGCCGATGCAGTGAAGTGCGCCCAGTAA
- a CDS encoding cupin domain-containing protein, translated as MNPITDALVRELQLAPHPEGGFFRRVYESAKRTEVNGIERPALTAIKFLLPEGVVTRWHRVDATEVWDWHDGSPLELSMFDPEQRTLTRVQLDTSARGGQSNQVVPAGVWQSARSLGGFTLVDCSVSPGFSWQGFELMQSGSDVARTLREAGGKVA; from the coding sequence ATGAACCCGATCACCGATGCGCTGGTCCGCGAGCTGCAACTGGCGCCGCATCCGGAGGGCGGGTTCTTCCGCCGCGTCTACGAGTCGGCCAAGCGCACCGAGGTCAACGGGATCGAGCGGCCCGCGCTCACCGCGATCAAGTTCCTGTTGCCGGAAGGCGTGGTGACGCGCTGGCATCGCGTCGACGCGACCGAGGTCTGGGACTGGCACGACGGCAGCCCGCTGGAGCTGTCGATGTTCGATCCGGAGCAGCGCACGCTCACGCGGGTGCAGCTGGACACCTCCGCACGCGGCGGACAATCGAACCAGGTGGTGCCCGCCGGTGTCTGGCAGAGCGCGCGTTCGCTGGGCGGCTTCACGCTGGTCGACTGCTCGGTCTCGCCCGGCTTCAGCTGGCAGGGCTTCGAGCTGATGCAGAGCGGCAGCGATGTCGCGCGTACATTGCGCGAAGCGGGCGGCAAGGTCGCCTGA